GTGTCGGACGTCATGCCCACATTGCTGCGATAGTACACGCGCTGGCCCGGCTCAAACGCGGTCACCTTCTCGCCCACCACTTCGATCACGCCGACGGCCTGGTAGCCGGTGCACAGCGGGTAGGGGCCCCACGTGATCTTGTTTTGCAGCAGCGCCAGTTCAGTGCCCGGGCTCACGCCGCTGTAGACCGTGCGGATTACGATGTCCTCGGCCGTGGGGGCAGGCAGACGCACGCGCGTCAGTGACAGGTTCTGTTGAGCATCGCAGACGATGGCGGTGGCGTCCATGGGCGATCCTGTGCGGTTCAGTTGAGCGAGCCAATCCGTTCGAGCGAGTATCCGCATCGCTCGCGTTCGCCACAAGAGGCCGGAATTGATAAAAATAGCACAAATCTGACATATGTCGGCATGGCAATGTCACATGATGAGGTTACGCAGATGACAATACATTGGCTGGAACGCATTGCGCCGCGTCCACGCATTGTGGGCGAACAGCCGGCCCAGCCTGGCTGGATCGAGCCGACGCGCGTGATCTACGATCATGAGGTGGTGCTGTTTGGCGACAGTACGTTTCAGTTGGAAATAGAGGGGGAATCGTTCGTATGCCTGCCCGAGTCGTTCGTGATCGTTCCGCCAGGCCAATGGCACACGTCCTGGCTGGACGGTCCCCGGCCCGGCCGTCGCGCCTGGATGCACTTTGACTGGACCGCCGGCAAAGCGCAGGCCGACGCCCCGGTTCTGACCTATGCGCCGGCTGCCCCGGATCTGACCTTCATGCGCCGTGCGCCGCGGTGGATGCCCGCACGTCTGCTGCACGGTCGCATCGAACGGCCGGGGCACGTGTGGGACCTGCACCATCGACTCAGCCACCGCTGGAACGCGGGCACACCACGCGACCGCGCCACGGCACGCGCCCTCTGCCTCGAACTGCTACTCGAACTACTGCACGAATCGCCCCCCGCCCACGCTGCCCGGCCCATCCCTGATCACCTCGCCCCCCGTATTCGAACGCTACTGGATCACATTGCCCAGCAGCCCGTGAGCGGGATGCCTTCGATCCAGCACCAACTCCGCTCGCTTGGTTACAGCTATGAACACCTGTGCCGCCACTTTCGCAGCACCTATGGTATTTCGCCATTGAGTTACACCCAGGCAGTGCGAATCGAACGGGCCAGGCAGTTGCTTCGCGACACCTTGTTGAACGTGACGGAAATCAGCAGGCAGGTCGGCTTCGATCGCCCGGGCTACTTCACGCGTCTGTTTCAGCAGCGAACAGGTCACACACCAACAGGATACCGCCGAAACTTGCCCCGGCCGGTTGAAAAACTCCGACACAACCAAGTGGAGACTCGATAGGGATCTCTGAATCCCGCCTTTACATGGATGAAGAAGGACTCGCTTACCGCATCGATCCAGAGCACGGCCAGGCCGCCCTACTCGATCCGCGCCTGCCCCGCACCGACGGGCAGACTCGCCTGATCACAAGCGTACACTTCGGCCTGGTGATGCTCGTACCCGTGCAGCCGGACAATTTCCTTGGTGAAGCCTACGCGCTGACGGCAGCGCAACCCGCCGCCCTGCCACCCTCGACCATCACCACCACGCAACTGCCGCAGCCCGATGCGGCCGCTCGGGCCTCCATCGTCCCGGGCATGACCAACCTCGACCTGCTCAGCCGGCTCGGCCGACCGTACGAGGCCGACAGCCGATTCTGGTACTACGGCGGCCCCGAGCGCCGCGACGACAAGCCGGCGTATGACTTCAAGGTCGGTTTTGATGGGGCCCGGAACGTAAGCTGGATCGGCCCGCTTCGCGATCGTTCCATGGACCGCTGAAACGCGGGCTGGTCGTACTCGCCACCGTTTGGGGCTTGCACAGGTAAGTAAACAGCAAAGCGTGCCACGCCTTGTGCGATTGGACGTCCAGGCCGGCTCGCGCCATTTCACCCCATCGACGAATCCGAGCCCATCGATTCATCGACTTTGATCGGTCGATGTCGCCACAGCAGCAGCCACACCGTCAACTTGTACAACAGCACGGTCCCGATCAGCGGGCCGAGGCTGGACGCCGCCTGCCAGAGCAGGCTGCTCGCGCCCGGCTGCGTGCGGAGCATCCGATGCAAGAGCATCCCCGCCGAACTCAACGCGAGGAATGCGGCAATGGCATGGATGGTGGAATACAGCCTCGCGCCGGTGCGCCGTTGTACCAACGGGTAGCCCTCGTCGCGCCGATGCGCCTCCGTGAGCCAGTCGGCCAACGGATAGTAGATCACGCCGGCCCAGAGCACGATCGCCCAGCCGGCCATGTGCTCCAGCGCCCGCGCAGCCTCCGGATCCTGGCCGGGGCCGACGTTCAGCCATGCTTCCAGATGCATCGTCTTCGGCAGTACGAAAACGACGCCCGCCACGATCGGTAGACAGCAGGTCAGCCGAAGATACGCCGACTTCCGTCCACCCCGCCAGACATGCCACGG
The Phycisphaerales bacterium AB-hyl4 genome window above contains:
- a CDS encoding helix-turn-helix transcriptional regulator; translated protein: MTIHWLERIAPRPRIVGEQPAQPGWIEPTRVIYDHEVVLFGDSTFQLEIEGESFVCLPESFVIVPPGQWHTSWLDGPRPGRRAWMHFDWTAGKAQADAPVLTYAPAAPDLTFMRRAPRWMPARLLHGRIERPGHVWDLHHRLSHRWNAGTPRDRATARALCLELLLELLHESPPAHAARPIPDHLAPRIRTLLDHIAQQPVSGMPSIQHQLRSLGYSYEHLCRHFRSTYGISPLSYTQAVRIERARQLLRDTLLNVTEISRQVGFDRPGYFTRLFQQRTGHTPTGYRRNLPRPVEKLRHNQVETR
- a CDS encoding alcohol dehydrogenase catalytic domain-containing protein, coding for MDATAIVCDAQQNLSLTRVRLPAPTAEDIVIRTVYSGVSPGTELALLQNKITWGPYPLCTGYQAVGVIEVVGEKVTAFEPGQRVYYRSNVGMTSDT